CTTTGAAAGAATCTCAGATGGAAGCTGTGAATCTCAAAACTGCCGAGCATTATAAGTGGGGGGAAGGATGCGATGGCTGGCATTTGGCAAAGATGCCGGGCTTGAGCGTTATTCAGGAAAAGGTACCGGGCGGCAGAAGTGAAGTCCGTCACTTCCATAATGTATCGGAGCAATTTTTTTATGTCCTCTCCGGTGAAGCGAC
The Bacteroidota bacterium genome window above contains:
- a CDS encoding cupin domain-containing protein, giving the protein MEAVNLKTAEHYKWGEGCDGWHLAKMPGLSVIQEKVPGGRSEVRHFHNVSEQFFYVLSGEATIETGEKRVTLHAGEGLSVPSRTPHQFRNESTRDFDFLVVSAPPSHGDRVTV